The genomic region ACAAAGCATGTCCAGAGTGTCAAGATGCATTGATAATGGACCTATGGAAGCATTCTGGGGCATGTTAAAATCTGAAATGTATTACCTTAGAAGATTCAATTCATACTCCGAATTAGAAACTGCTATTGTTGATTATATAGAGTATTACAATAATCATAGGTATCAAAGGCGATTAAAGTGTATGACACCAATAGAGTACAGAAATTACTTGCAGAATAAAGTTGCATAGAATGAGTCTACGCCAACCATTGTTCAACGATTGGCGTAGAAAGATTTTTATTTTTACCACTGTCTACTTGACAGGGGCATGTTCAATTATGAGTATACTTGAGGGCTTTGTTGTTCATAATTTAATAAGCATTAGAATGAAGAAAGGAATAACCTAAATATATATAAGATGTATAAAAAAATGTATAAGAAAAAAATGAGCTATTATTTTCGGAGATAGTACTATCCCACCAAGGGGATGCCATCTTCATACGACATCTTTATTGACCTCTCAAGGCACGTTGAAGTTGTGGTTAGAATTGAAAAGTGTAAGATGTAGTAAAATCAATAGTTATAGTGGTTTTAACCCATTGAGTGTATAGATGACATTCAATGGGTTTTCTGTTTGTGGGAACATATCTGATTGATTTTCTTTACAAATAAATAATGATGTTATTATAAACAATAATTCAGTTAAAGTTCAGATAATATACAAATATATTTCATATTCATCTTGTATTATAGAATCATTCCATAGGAAGGAGTGAAAAGATGAGTAAGATTAAAGGTAGATATGAGCTAAAACATTATATTAACTATTGCGACGTGCTTCAACTTAGGGCAAGGCTTCCATTTGTAGCCAGTCTTGATAGAAATTGCGGTACAGAAAATGGTTATCGAATTAGAAGCCTGTATTTTGATAATTATAATGATAAGGCATTAAAAGAAAAAATAGAAGGAGTAAATGAACGTGAGAAATTCCGTTTAAGATTATATGACAATGATACATCCTTCATTCGACTTGAAAAGAAAAGTAAAAAGAATGGCATATGCTATAAGGAAAGTGCAGTTATAAGAGAGGATCAATGTAAAAGATTGATTGAAGGAGATATAGCAGTATTAAAAGAGATGGATACTCCATTATGTTTGGAGTTGTACACTAAAATGCATTATCAGCAACTACGACCTAAAAATATAGTGGATTATTGGCGGGAGGCATATGTTTATCATGCAGGAAATGTACGTATAACATTGGACTATGATATTCGAGCAAGCTTTAATATTCAGGATTTTTTGATGGCTAATCCTGTTTTTGTACCAGTTACAGATGTTTATATTTTGGAGGTTAAGTATGATAATTTTCTACCTGAGATCATTCGTGGTATAGTATCCCTTTCCAGCAGAAGAAGTGCTGCATTTTCAAAATATGCAGTAACAAGAATTATATAAATCGGAGGTAATTCATAATGACGTTTAATGATATTTTTAAATCAAGTTTTTTAGAAAAGGCTGTGGAGTTTTCAATATTGGATGTTTCAATTGCCATGCTTTTATCATTTGCCATAGGGCTATTTATATTTTTCGTTTATAAAAAGACCTTTGCAGGTGTTATGTATAGTGCATCTTTTGGTGTTTCCATAATGGCTATGACACTGATTACAACATTTATTATCCTTGCAGTAACATCAAATATTATTTTATCCCTTGGTATGGTAGGTGCATTATCTATTGTTCGTTTTAGAACGGCAGTAAAAGAGCCATTGGATATCGCATTTTTATTTTGGGCAATTTCAGTAGGTATAGTCATTGGTGCAGGTTTGATTCCCCTTGGGGTGATTGGCTCTATTTTTATAGGGATCGTTCTTCTTGTATTTGTAAATAAGAAAAGCAGTGATACACCATATATCATTATACTTAATTTAGAAGATGATAAAGCGGAAGAAGATTCTATGATAAAGATAAAATCAATGACTAAAAAGAACTTAGTCAAAGCAAAGACAGTTTCAAGAAATGGTATTGAACTAACTGTTGAAGTTAGACTTTTAGATATGTCAGCAAAACTCCTAAATGAATTACTTACTATAAATGGGGTAAACAACGCTTGCCTCGTAAGTTACAATGGTGAATATACAGCCTAAATATTCTTAATGGGGTGAAAACATGATAGAAAGTAAAAAAATAAATATATTAATTGCAATAAGCCTTGTTTTTGCCTTGGTAGTAAGTATTTTATTTGTAGTAGTTGCAAATACACAAGAAGCAAATATTATAAATACTGGTAAGGCAGAATATACAAGTAAAATCTTCGGAAGTGATATTATCTCTGTCGAGATTATTGCAGATGAAGCTCAATGGCAAGAGATGTTAGACAATGCAATAAACGAACAATATATAATGGCAGATGTAATGGTGAATGGGACTAAATTCCAATCCGTTGGAATACGTCCTAAGGGTAACTCCAGTTTAACCCAAGTTGCAAGTTCCAATAGTGATCGATATAGCTTTCGTTTTCAATTTGATGAATATATAAAAGGACAGACATGTTTTGGACTTGAGAGTTTTGTAGTTAATAATATGCTTGGGGATAATACCTATATGAAAGAGTATGTTTCCTATGATTTAATGAAGGAAATTGGCGTAGATGCCCCGTGCTTTGGATTTGCAGATATTAAAGTAAATGATGAAAACTGGGGTTTATATCTAGCGGTAGAATTATACAATGAAAGTTATGAACAGCGAGTTTTTAATGATACATCTGGGATGCTTTATAATGTAAAAAGTATGGATAAGGGTGGAAATATGGGAGATAATCAACCAAATAGACAAAATAACAATATGCGAGCCATGTCAGATATGGAAGGTGGAGAAAATACTAGATTTCAAAGACCCAATGGTGAATCACAGGAAAGAACAAGTAACGAATTACCTGAATCCATAAATGGGGAAGATAGGAGCGTAGAAGGTAGAAATATGGAAGATAGATTCCCGGGAATGGGTGGAGACATGGGAAGAGGTTCTGGCGGTGGAAGTCTTGAATATACTGATGATAATGTGGAAAGCTACGGTTCCATCTTCAACAATGTTGTAGGTAAAGGAACAGAGAAGGATTATAAACGTGTAATTGAAGCACTAAAAAATCTTTCTGAAGGAAATAATTTAGAAGAATATTTTGATGTAGACCAAATATTACGTTATTTGGCTGCCCATACCATTGTGGTTAATCTTGATAGTTATAGTTCAAGTATGGCACAAAACTACTATGTATATGAAAACAAGGGCAAGATTACTATTCTGCCTTGGGACTATAATCTTGCATGGGGAGGATTTCAAAGTGGAGATGCATCATCGGTTATAAACTTCCCTATAGATACACCAGTAAGTGGCGTGGAGATGTCCAGTAGACCTTTAATTGAAAAACTATTTGAAAATCCTGAGTATCTAAATTTATATCATAGTTATTTACAGCAATTAATGGATGAGTATTTTGCAAATGGTAAATTTGAAGAAAAAATAAATACTCTTGATACATTGATTTCTGATTATGTTAAAAATGATAATACGGCATTCTGTACCTATGAAGAATATAAAAAAGCTGTATCATCCTTTATCACCCTTGGAAATCTGAGAGCTAAAAGTATTCAAGGTCAGCTACATGGCACAGTTCATTCAACTACTGAAGATCAAAAGGCCGATGCTGATAATCTAATTTCAGCAGGTGATTTAAATCTATCTGACCTTGGGAGTATGATGGGAGGAAGAGGAGGCAATGAAGGATTTGGTGGAATGGATAGAAATGGAGGTAGACCATTCTTTGGTAACTTAGAAGAAATAGAGATACCAAGTGGAATGGAACTTCCAGCTGACATGGAATTATCTAATATGAGGCAAGAGGGCAGGATAGAGCTCCAGGAGGAAATGAGGGGAAATCCAACGAATTCTATAGTGCCTAATAGTGATATAAGACAGAATCTAGGTAAAAACAACCTTATCCAAATCAGTCTATTATTATTTGTACTAATTATAGCTACAATATTTGTCGCTAGGTATAAAAAAGACTACTAAACTTATGATATAATTTAAAAAAACAAACAAAAATTGACTATTAAAGGATGTAACTTTTAATAGTCAAATTTCTATTGAATAGAAAATCTTCTCAAGAAAGGAATGGATATTAATGGCTAAGGTTTTGATATGTGATGATGAAGCAGGGCTTCGTGCAGTAATAAAGAGATATGCTATATTTGAAGGCCATGATGTCACTGAAGCAGGGGATGGATTAGAGGCAGTAGAACTTTGTCGTGACGATACCTTTGATATTATCATTATGGATGTAATGATGCCTGAATTAGATGGATTTTCCGCTGTGAAAGAAATACGCAAATTCTCGGATACACCGGTTATAATGTTATCTGCACGAGGGGAAGAGTATGATCGAATTTTGGGTTTTGAGTTTGGAGTAGATGATTATGTAGTGAAGCCTTTTTCTTCAAAGGAGATTATGCTTAGGATAAATGCAATTTTACGTAGAGCTGATAAAAATAGTTTTAGAGAGTCTGATGCCGATGGACATATTGTATTTGAAAAGGATGGATTAAAAGTAGATATGACAGCCTATAAGGTTTCTATTGATGGGATTCAAGTAGATATGGCACCTAAAGAATATGATTTATTATTTTTTTTAATTCGAAATAGAAATATTGCCATACCAAGGGAAAAGATAATGACTGAGGTATGGGGATATGACTACTATGGTGATGATCGGACATTGGATACCCATATAAAGCTTCTTAGAAAATCTCTAGGTCCTTATTCATATTTTATAAAAACTCTACGGGGATTGGGGTATCGATTCGATGGATAAACTAAAACTACAATGGAGAATTTTTGTATTTCTTTTAGGATTTTGTTTATTACTCATACTAATTCTATGGATGTTCCAGACCACCTTTTTAAGTGATATGTATAGATTTACTCGTAAAATTGAAATAGATAAAGCAATTCGTTTAGTCGAACAAGAAATCAATAACCCAACCCTTAAGGATATTTTACATGAAATTGAACTAACCAAAGAGATAATGGTAAGACCCACCCAAGACTTTGCTCCACCAGTTCAACCTGCTCCTGGTAGATTTAATCATAGGCAGCCAGAGACAATTACCCAGGTTCAAGAGTTTGTTTTACAGGATGGGAGTGTACTATCTCTTACCTTTTATGCTATGGTAACGCCTGTTGATGCTACAGTATCCACATTAAAAATACAACTGATTATCATAACGGGAATCATGGTCATACTTGCAACCATACTTGCAGCTATTATATCTAAACATATATCAAGACCAATTGAGCAGATTAATAAAGGTGCAAAGACCTTGGCAATGGGTAATTATGAGGTGAAGTTTCATGGCAAAGGATTCTTAGAGATTGAAGAACTATCCGACACACTAAATACAGCTGCTGTGGAGCTATCAAAAGTAGAAGGACAGAGGCGCGAGCTTATGGCAAATATCTCCCATGATTTGAGGACACCTTTAGCCTTAATTTATAGCTATGCTGAGATGATGCATGATTTCCCGCAAGAAGTAACACCAGAGCAAAGCCAAATTATCATGGACGAAACAAAGCGTTTGACCTCTCTTGTAAATGATGTCCTTGATATTTCAAATATAGAAACAGGTACAGAAAAATTAAACAAGACGAATTATAATCTTACAGCAAGTCTTCAAAAAACTATTAATCGTATTGGTAGTTTAGTTAAAAATGAAGGCTATCAGTTGGATTTCGTATATGATAAAGAAATCTATATACTTGCTGATGAGGTCAAGATTACTCAAGGATTCTATAATCTCCTGCTCAATGGAATCACACATTGTGGCAGCGATAAGCTTGTAGTTGTAAAACAAATTCTCAAGGACAATATTGTAAGAATTGAAGTAATAGACCATGGAGAAGGAATCTCTGAAAGTAATTTACCCTATATATGGGATCGATATTATAAGGTCGATAAAAAACATAAAAGACCCATAATGGGCACAGGCCTAGGATTATCTATAGTAAAAAATATTATAGAAATGCATGATGGAGAATATGGCGTTGAATCACAATTAGGGAAAGGCAGCACTTTTTGGTTCCGATTAGAGATAGTAAAATAGAATTAGAGATTTAATTTAATAAGATAGAATTTACCTATAAAGTATATATACAAAATAAAATAGGGGTGGATAAATGAACTATAGCTTTACGCTAAGGGGATAAT from Proteiniborus ethanoligenes harbors:
- a CDS encoding IS3 family transposase, producing QSMSRVSRCIDNGPMEAFWGMLKSEMYYLRRFNSYSELETAIVDYIEYYNNHRYQRRLKCMTPIEYRNYLQNKVA
- a CDS encoding polyphosphate polymerase domain-containing protein codes for the protein MSKIKGRYELKHYINYCDVLQLRARLPFVASLDRNCGTENGYRIRSLYFDNYNDKALKEKIEGVNEREKFRLRLYDNDTSFIRLEKKSKKNGICYKESAVIREDQCKRLIEGDIAVLKEMDTPLCLELYTKMHYQQLRPKNIVDYWREAYVYHAGNVRITLDYDIRASFNIQDFLMANPVFVPVTDVYILEVKYDNFLPEIIRGIVSLSSRRSAAFSKYAVTRII
- a CDS encoding DUF4956 domain-containing protein codes for the protein MTFNDIFKSSFLEKAVEFSILDVSIAMLLSFAIGLFIFFVYKKTFAGVMYSASFGVSIMAMTLITTFIILAVTSNIILSLGMVGALSIVRFRTAVKEPLDIAFLFWAISVGIVIGAGLIPLGVIGSIFIGIVLLVFVNKKSSDTPYIIILNLEDDKAEEDSMIKIKSMTKKNLVKAKTVSRNGIELTVEVRLLDMSAKLLNELLTINGVNNACLVSYNGEYTA
- a CDS encoding CotH kinase family protein; this encodes MIESKKINILIAISLVFALVVSILFVVVANTQEANIINTGKAEYTSKIFGSDIISVEIIADEAQWQEMLDNAINEQYIMADVMVNGTKFQSVGIRPKGNSSLTQVASSNSDRYSFRFQFDEYIKGQTCFGLESFVVNNMLGDNTYMKEYVSYDLMKEIGVDAPCFGFADIKVNDENWGLYLAVELYNESYEQRVFNDTSGMLYNVKSMDKGGNMGDNQPNRQNNNMRAMSDMEGGENTRFQRPNGESQERTSNELPESINGEDRSVEGRNMEDRFPGMGGDMGRGSGGGSLEYTDDNVESYGSIFNNVVGKGTEKDYKRVIEALKNLSEGNNLEEYFDVDQILRYLAAHTIVVNLDSYSSSMAQNYYVYENKGKITILPWDYNLAWGGFQSGDASSVINFPIDTPVSGVEMSSRPLIEKLFENPEYLNLYHSYLQQLMDEYFANGKFEEKINTLDTLISDYVKNDNTAFCTYEEYKKAVSSFITLGNLRAKSIQGQLHGTVHSTTEDQKADADNLISAGDLNLSDLGSMMGGRGGNEGFGGMDRNGGRPFFGNLEEIEIPSGMELPADMELSNMRQEGRIELQEEMRGNPTNSIVPNSDIRQNLGKNNLIQISLLLFVLIIATIFVARYKKDY
- a CDS encoding response regulator transcription factor — translated: MAKVLICDDEAGLRAVIKRYAIFEGHDVTEAGDGLEAVELCRDDTFDIIIMDVMMPELDGFSAVKEIRKFSDTPVIMLSARGEEYDRILGFEFGVDDYVVKPFSSKEIMLRINAILRRADKNSFRESDADGHIVFEKDGLKVDMTAYKVSIDGIQVDMAPKEYDLLFFLIRNRNIAIPREKIMTEVWGYDYYGDDRTLDTHIKLLRKSLGPYSYFIKTLRGLGYRFDG
- a CDS encoding HAMP domain-containing sensor histidine kinase, which gives rise to MDKLKLQWRIFVFLLGFCLLLILILWMFQTTFLSDMYRFTRKIEIDKAIRLVEQEINNPTLKDILHEIELTKEIMVRPTQDFAPPVQPAPGRFNHRQPETITQVQEFVLQDGSVLSLTFYAMVTPVDATVSTLKIQLIIITGIMVILATILAAIISKHISRPIEQINKGAKTLAMGNYEVKFHGKGFLEIEELSDTLNTAAVELSKVEGQRRELMANISHDLRTPLALIYSYAEMMHDFPQEVTPEQSQIIMDETKRLTSLVNDVLDISNIETGTEKLNKTNYNLTASLQKTINRIGSLVKNEGYQLDFVYDKEIYILADEVKITQGFYNLLLNGITHCGSDKLVVVKQILKDNIVRIEVIDHGEGISESNLPYIWDRYYKVDKKHKRPIMGTGLGLSIVKNIIEMHDGEYGVESQLGKGSTFWFRLEIVK